One part of the Sorangiineae bacterium MSr11954 genome encodes these proteins:
- a CDS encoding protein kinase produces the protein MRSPVEIGQVLASKYRVERVLGKGGMGIVVAARHVQLGSLVALKFLLPQWSHDPEVAARFVREARAAARLRSEHVARVSDFGVLDTGVAYIVMEFLEGADLDAVLEARGRIPPHEAIAYLLDVCKAMDEAHAAGIVHRDLKPRNLFLTHRHDGTALIKVLDFGISKFADPDDAPAGETTETGNAMGSPAFMAPEQVRSAKHVDGRADIYALGAIAFRLITGLNPFDGESVGEVYASVLYKEAPSIREHAPHVPVELERLVARCLKKDPKARFANVRELMASLRSAAEVTLVGTAWESMPPPAPDPSMDTGVNATSLDGLGPGPSVARTGNSTLGRASVSARRVVGRSNWVFTVPIGAIAIAGALGIALVGGLLVRKPSPPETPAPAAKESGAAAPSLGAPAGVLPSSASPSSVSPSGVSPSGGSATALPSTALPSTALPSTASPVAPAPEMRLGPVIEPAPAAPSASTSASASSSSSAPPSAAPSPTVRDMPAAIFFINELDASGPPKRKQPTGPTPLPSARPAKPDVFATPD, from the coding sequence GTGAGATCGCCCGTCGAGATCGGCCAGGTACTCGCGTCGAAGTATCGGGTCGAGCGTGTGCTCGGCAAGGGCGGCATGGGAATCGTCGTGGCTGCCCGGCATGTGCAGCTCGGATCGCTGGTGGCGCTGAAGTTTTTGCTCCCGCAATGGAGCCACGATCCGGAGGTGGCCGCTCGTTTCGTGCGCGAGGCGCGGGCGGCCGCGCGATTGCGCAGCGAGCACGTGGCGCGGGTGAGCGACTTTGGGGTGCTCGACACCGGGGTGGCCTACATTGTCATGGAGTTCCTCGAGGGCGCGGATCTCGACGCGGTGCTCGAGGCGCGCGGGCGGATCCCGCCCCACGAGGCGATTGCGTACCTGCTCGACGTTTGCAAGGCGATGGACGAGGCGCACGCCGCGGGCATCGTGCATCGGGATCTGAAGCCGCGAAACTTGTTCCTCACGCACCGCCACGACGGGACGGCGCTCATCAAGGTGCTCGACTTTGGAATATCCAAGTTCGCCGACCCGGACGACGCGCCCGCCGGCGAAACCACGGAGACCGGCAACGCCATGGGCTCGCCGGCCTTCATGGCGCCCGAGCAAGTTCGGAGCGCGAAGCACGTCGACGGCCGCGCCGATATCTATGCCCTCGGCGCCATCGCGTTCCGGCTCATCACCGGGCTCAATCCGTTCGACGGGGAGTCGGTGGGCGAGGTTTACGCCTCCGTCCTGTACAAAGAGGCGCCCTCGATCCGGGAGCATGCGCCGCACGTTCCGGTCGAGCTGGAGAGGCTCGTCGCGCGCTGCTTGAAGAAGGATCCGAAGGCGCGCTTCGCCAATGTTCGCGAGCTGATGGCCAGCCTTCGCTCCGCGGCGGAGGTCACCCTGGTCGGCACGGCGTGGGAGTCCATGCCGCCGCCCGCCCCCGATCCGTCGATGGATACGGGGGTGAACGCGACGTCGCTCGATGGGCTCGGACCTGGCCCTTCGGTCGCGCGCACCGGCAACTCGACCCTCGGGCGCGCCTCCGTGTCGGCGCGCCGTGTGGTGGGGCGGTCCAACTGGGTGTTCACGGTGCCCATCGGCGCCATTGCGATTGCAGGCGCGTTGGGCATCGCGCTGGTGGGCGGGCTCCTCGTTCGCAAACCGTCGCCGCCGGAGACGCCCGCGCCCGCGGCGAAAGAGTCGGGCGCGGCGGCGCCGTCGTTGGGGGCACCCGCGGGCGTTTTGCCGTCGTCCGCATCGCCGTCGTCCGTATCGCCATCGGGCGTATCTCCGTCGGGCGGCTCTGCGACCGCGTTGCCTTCGACCGCGTTGCCTTCGACCGCGTTGCCTTCGACTGCGTCGCCGGTCGCGCCCGCGCCCGAAATGCGCTTGGGGCCGGTCATCGAGCCTGCGCCGGCCGCGCCATCGGCGTCGACATCCGCATCCGCCTCATCATCATCATCCGCGCCGCCGTCGGCCGCGCCATCGCCGACGGTGCGCGATATGCCGGCTGCGATCTTTTTCATCAACGAGCTGGACGCCTCGGGGCCCCCAAAGAGGAAGCAGCCGACGGGGCCCACCCCACTTCCGAGCGCGCGCCCCGCGAAACCCGACGTGTTTGCCACCCCGGATTGA